The Rhinolophus ferrumequinum isolate MPI-CBG mRhiFer1 chromosome 6, mRhiFer1_v1.p, whole genome shotgun sequence genome has a window encoding:
- the CFL2 gene encoding cofilin-2 isoform X1, producing the protein MASGVTVNDEVIKVFNDMKVRKSSTQEEIKKRKKAVLFCLSDDKRQIIVEEAKQILVGDIGDTVEDPYTAFVKLLPLNDCRYALYDATYETKESKKEDLVFIFWAPESAPLKSKMIYASSKDAIKKKFTGIKHEWQVNGLDDIKDRSTLGEKLGGNVVVSLEGKPL; encoded by the exons GCTTCTGGAGTTACAGTGAATGATGAAGTCATCAAAGTTTTTAATGATATGAAAGTAAGGAAATCATCTACACAAGAGGagatcaaaaaaagaaagaaagcagttcTCTTCTGTTTAAGCGAtgacaaaagacaaataattGTAGAGGAAGCCAAGCAGATCTTGGTGGGTGACATTGGTGATACTGTAGAAGACCCCTACACAGCTTTTGTGAAGTTGCTACCTCTGAATGATTGCCGATATGCTTTGTACGATGCCACATACGAAACAAAAGAGTCTAAGAAAGAAGACCTAGTATTTATATTCTG GGCTCCTGAAAGTGCACCTTTAAAAAGCAAGATGATTTATGCTAGCTCTAAAGatgccattaaaaagaaatttacag gtattAAACATGAGTGGCAAGTAAATGGCTTGGATGACATAAAGGACCGTTCGACACTTGGAGAGAAATTGGGAGGCAACGTAGTAGTTTCACTTGAAGGAAAACCCTTATAA
- the CFL2 gene encoding cofilin-2 isoform X2 gives MKVRKSSTQEEIKKRKKAVLFCLSDDKRQIIVEEAKQILVGDIGDTVEDPYTAFVKLLPLNDCRYALYDATYETKESKKEDLVFIFWAPESAPLKSKMIYASSKDAIKKKFTGIKHEWQVNGLDDIKDRSTLGEKLGGNVVVSLEGKPL, from the exons ATGAAAGTAAGGAAATCATCTACACAAGAGGagatcaaaaaaagaaagaaagcagttcTCTTCTGTTTAAGCGAtgacaaaagacaaataattGTAGAGGAAGCCAAGCAGATCTTGGTGGGTGACATTGGTGATACTGTAGAAGACCCCTACACAGCTTTTGTGAAGTTGCTACCTCTGAATGATTGCCGATATGCTTTGTACGATGCCACATACGAAACAAAAGAGTCTAAGAAAGAAGACCTAGTATTTATATTCTG GGCTCCTGAAAGTGCACCTTTAAAAAGCAAGATGATTTATGCTAGCTCTAAAGatgccattaaaaagaaatttacag gtattAAACATGAGTGGCAAGTAAATGGCTTGGATGACATAAAGGACCGTTCGACACTTGGAGAGAAATTGGGAGGCAACGTAGTAGTTTCACTTGAAGGAAAACCCTTATAA